The following are encoded together in the Chitinivibrionales bacterium genome:
- the thiS gene encoding sulfur carrier protein ThiS, whose amino-acid sequence MKITINGQEKQMGQEPVSVEELLAIEKVDSPDMVSVQLNGTFVKRELFPETQVNENDELEFLYFMGGGSAA is encoded by the coding sequence ATGAAAATCACAATCAACGGTCAGGAAAAGCAGATGGGCCAGGAGCCTGTTTCTGTTGAAGAGCTGCTTGCAATCGAAAAAGTGGACAGTCCCGATATGGTTTCTGTCCAGCTCAACGGGACCTTTGTAAAACGGGAATTGTTCCCGGAAACACAGGTAAACGAAAATGATGAACTCGAATTTCTTTATTTCATGGGCGGGGGATCGGCAGCGTGA
- a CDS encoding O-acetylhomoserine sulfhydrylase, with amino-acid sequence MKGFTTRAIHASFLKKDAHGALRMPIYENVAFEFERSTDLESAFKGRLPSHAYSRITNPTVQQLENQVRLLSDALGVIAVASGMAAITNVFMAIARSGSNVVTTRHLFGHTLSLFEKTLGPWGLEVRYADFTDSAAVSASIDENTCAVFCETITNPQLEVADFRALSGPAGHHEVPLIVDGTLTTPYLFKTRQAGIAVEVLSSTKYISGGAPCVGGMIIDNGTFDWSKNPRLAESAAKTGPFALTAKLRTEVYRNAGACMSPHTAYLQSLGLETMALRIEKSCDNAMKLAAVLDSHPKVTHVNYPGLQRARFHEIARAHFGGRFGALLTLQLQSKAACFAFMDTLKIIRRATNLNDNKTLIIHPASTIFCEYSSDERQRMGIPDTLLRITVGIEDIEDLIDDIEKALEVI; translated from the coding sequence GTGAAAGGATTCACCACCAGAGCGATTCATGCATCGTTTCTCAAAAAGGATGCCCATGGCGCGCTTCGCATGCCGATTTATGAGAATGTCGCATTTGAATTCGAGCGGTCGACCGATCTGGAATCCGCGTTCAAAGGCCGGTTACCGTCACATGCCTATTCCCGGATAACCAATCCAACCGTGCAGCAGCTCGAAAACCAGGTCCGGCTGCTGTCGGATGCGCTGGGGGTCATTGCAGTGGCATCGGGCATGGCCGCGATCACGAATGTTTTTATGGCGATTGCCCGGAGTGGTTCGAATGTTGTCACCACCCGCCATCTGTTCGGCCACACACTGTCGTTATTCGAAAAGACACTCGGCCCCTGGGGGCTTGAGGTGCGCTATGCCGATTTCACCGATAGTGCGGCTGTTTCCGCCTCTATCGATGAAAACACGTGCGCGGTTTTCTGTGAAACGATCACGAACCCTCAGCTTGAAGTCGCCGATTTCCGGGCATTGTCCGGGCCGGCAGGACATCATGAGGTGCCGCTTATTGTTGACGGCACTCTTACGACCCCTTATTTATTCAAGACCCGTCAAGCAGGCATCGCGGTTGAAGTGTTGTCGAGTACGAAATATATCTCGGGCGGTGCTCCCTGTGTTGGCGGAATGATAATCGACAACGGCACGTTCGACTGGTCAAAAAATCCTCGTCTTGCAGAAAGCGCAGCCAAAACCGGGCCCTTTGCCCTTACTGCAAAGCTTCGCACCGAAGTCTACCGGAATGCCGGCGCCTGCATGTCGCCCCATACGGCCTATCTCCAGAGCCTCGGCCTCGAAACCATGGCGCTCAGGATCGAAAAGAGCTGCGATAACGCCATGAAACTGGCGGCTGTCCTCGATTCGCATCCGAAAGTCACGCATGTCAATTATCCGGGCCTGCAACGCGCCCGCTTTCACGAAATCGCCCGCGCACATTTCGGCGGACGGTTCGGTGCACTGCTCACCCTGCAACTTCAGTCAAAAGCCGCATGCTTTGCTTTCATGGATACGCTGAAAATAATCCGTCGGGCCACCAATCTCAACGACAATAAAACCCTTATCATTCACCCGGCCTCGACAATTTTCTGCGAGTATTCCTCCGATGAACGGCAACGCATGGGCATCCCCGACACGCTGCTTCGAATAACGGTCGGTATTGAAGACATCGAAGATCTTATTGACGATATAGAAAAGGCACTGGAGGTGATATGA